Proteins from a genomic interval of Clostridium scatologenes:
- a CDS encoding DUF1048 domain-containing protein, translated as MFSGMKLRKIRIREQKKFNEKNLCLYRNITSYIKDSNLTQNEKEEVLQQIMDMMLQAQAEDKSIDIFIGKDYEAFCESIIQEFNNSRNIIYKVFNYIQKYMVSLMLILMMMVLGNLIKNYSLPASITVDQFILGSAVSLFILPFFKNKSYEKVYIPISEKINFKINNINKSNPFFIVIVGLFLVRFLVIKMLGSEILNYNFIFYKNLYVILSIFIIIGGIEIYKRVYNRE; from the coding sequence ATGTTTTCTGGAATGAAATTAAGAAAAATTAGAATAAGAGAGCAAAAAAAATTCAATGAGAAAAATTTATGTTTGTATAGAAATATAACTTCTTATATTAAAGATAGTAATTTAACTCAAAATGAAAAAGAAGAAGTTTTACAACAAATTATGGATATGATGTTACAAGCACAAGCAGAGGATAAATCTATTGATATATTCATCGGTAAGGATTATGAGGCATTTTGCGAATCAATTATTCAGGAGTTTAACAATAGTAGAAATATAATTTATAAAGTATTTAATTACATACAAAAATATATGGTATCCCTTATGTTAATTTTAATGATGATGGTATTAGGGAATTTAATTAAGAACTATTCTCTTCCAGCGAGTATTACAGTAGACCAGTTTATACTTGGAAGTGCGGTTTCTTTATTTATTCTTCCGTTTTTTAAAAATAAAAGTTATGAGAAAGTATATATTCCTATAAGTGAAAAGATTAACTTCAAAATTAATAATATAAATAAAAGCAATCCTTTTTTTATTGTTATAGTAGGTTTATTTCTTGTCAGATTTCTAGTTATTAAAATGCTTGGTTCAGAAATTTTAAATTATAATTTTATTTTCTATAAAAACCTGTATGTTATACTATCTATATTTATTATAATTGGAGGAATAGAAATATATAAAAGAGTTTACAATAGGGAATAG
- the rlmD gene encoding 23S rRNA (uracil(1939)-C(5))-methyltransferase RlmD, whose product MKKGKEYEFYIEETQFPGTGVAVQDGTKVLIKNGIPGQKVLARITKKRKDTAEAKLLEVIENVNYAVEPSCPHFNLCGGCTTQFLPYEKQLELKHKQVLDLFHNAGIENYEFLGIETSPEEFEYRNKMEFTFGDEEKGGELTLGMHIKGKSFGIVNVDNCKIVDEDFRKILDFTVNYFRKNPFPYYRVMKREGYLRNLVIRKGKNTGEILVNLVTTSQIDFNLEEFKESLLNLNYDGELKGILHTINDSFSDVVQADEVKVLYGRDYIIEELMGLKFKIAPESFFQTNSKGAEKLYSIVKEFLGDASSKVVFDLYCGTGTIGQIVAPNAKKVLGIELIEEAVKAANENSKLNDLNNCEFIAGDVAKVIKTVTEKPDVIILDPPRPGVHPVALDYVIKFNAPDIVYVSCNPKTLVTDLKGLIEAGYKVEKVKIMDMFPHTPHVETVVKLSK is encoded by the coding sequence TTGAAAAAGGGCAAGGAATACGAATTTTACATAGAAGAAACTCAATTTCCTGGCACTGGAGTAGCAGTTCAGGATGGCACAAAGGTACTTATTAAGAATGGAATTCCAGGACAGAAGGTACTAGCTAGAATTACTAAGAAAAGAAAAGATACAGCAGAAGCAAAATTATTAGAAGTAATAGAAAATGTAAATTATGCAGTGGAGCCATCATGTCCTCATTTTAATTTATGTGGTGGATGTACAACTCAATTTCTGCCTTATGAAAAACAGCTTGAATTAAAGCATAAGCAAGTATTAGACCTTTTTCATAATGCAGGTATTGAGAATTATGAATTTTTAGGAATAGAAACAAGTCCTGAAGAATTTGAGTATAGAAATAAGATGGAATTCACCTTTGGAGATGAAGAAAAGGGCGGAGAATTAACCCTTGGAATGCATATAAAAGGAAAAAGTTTTGGAATAGTTAATGTGGATAACTGCAAAATAGTGGATGAAGATTTTAGAAAAATTTTGGATTTCACAGTAAATTATTTTAGAAAAAATCCATTTCCTTATTATAGAGTTATGAAAAGAGAAGGATACCTAAGAAACTTAGTAATAAGAAAAGGTAAAAATACGGGTGAAATATTAGTAAATCTAGTAACAACATCACAGATAGACTTTAATTTAGAAGAATTTAAAGAAAGTCTTTTAAATTTAAATTATGATGGAGAGTTGAAAGGAATTCTACATACTATAAATGACAGTTTTTCAGATGTGGTTCAGGCAGATGAGGTAAAAGTACTTTATGGTAGAGATTATATAATTGAGGAACTTATGGGCCTTAAATTTAAAATAGCTCCAGAGTCCTTTTTTCAAACTAATTCAAAGGGTGCAGAAAAGTTATACAGTATAGTTAAAGAATTTTTAGGAGATGCTTCTTCAAAGGTGGTCTTTGACCTTTATTGTGGTACTGGCACCATTGGCCAAATAGTGGCACCTAATGCTAAAAAGGTTCTAGGTATTGAACTTATAGAAGAAGCTGTTAAAGCTGCAAATGAAAATTCTAAATTAAATGATTTGAACAACTGTGAATTTATAGCAGGTGATGTGGCTAAGGTTATAAAAACTGTAACTGAAAAACCAGATGTTATAATATTAGACCCACCAAGACCAGGAGTTCATCCAGTAGCTTTAGATTATGTTATAAAGTTTAATGCTCCTGATATAGTTTATGTATCCTGTAATCCTAAAACCTTGGTTACGGATTTAAAGGGTCTTATAGAGGCTGGTTACAAGGTTGAGAAGGTTAAGATTATGGATATGTTTCCACATACACCGCATGTTGAAACTGTGGTTAAGCTAAGTAAGTAA
- a CDS encoding PadR family transcriptional regulator, with protein sequence MANDTQILKGLLEGCILKIVNKEETYGYEICERLIDYGFEAISESSVYPILIRLEKKKLLYSIMKKSSLGPMRKYYYLTEEGVVELKDFILSWDKIKKNIDNVLEG encoded by the coding sequence GTGGCTAATGATACTCAAATATTAAAAGGACTACTCGAAGGATGTATTCTTAAAATAGTAAATAAAGAGGAGACATATGGTTATGAGATATGTGAAAGGTTAATAGATTATGGCTTTGAAGCTATTTCGGAGAGTAGTGTATATCCTATACTTATAAGATTAGAAAAGAAAAAACTATTATACTCTATTATGAAAAAATCATCTTTAGGACCAATGAGAAAGTATTATTATCTCACAGAGGAAGGTGTTGTAGAATTAAAAGACTTCATATTATCTTGGGATAAAATAAAGAAAAATATTGATAATGTATTGGAGGGATAG